Genomic window (Oryza sativa Japonica Group chromosome 3, ASM3414082v1):
ACATCGAAGGCTTCGAAGCTACTATAGTGCATCTTATTTATGCTACGAGCTTTAGATCTTAAGAAGAAAGGAAAGGCCAATTAGATGCTCCATTCATTTTCTACATCTAGACAGAGCCAAAACACTTCAGTGACCATCTTCCTTTGGCTTCTCCTTTGGAATATCCCCATTCAGTTTCTTGGGAGGTGCGTCTTTTGCTGACCTGCAACAAGATCAATTTTCGTGAGGATTTGCACCATGCAGAAACATAATGTTGAAACAACTGAGAAGCATCATGTGCTATGCATTTCAAGATTTCAACCATAATTCAGTAAAAGCAGATCGCCTTGACTGTCAGATAAAAATGATGTTTTCATTCAGGACCAAGAATGTGATAATTAAAAACCTAAGGCAATTTTTGCTGCATCTTTCTAGGAATCACACTGTTTGTTTTGAGAAATAGAACTCCTGCATCACGAGCTACATGaaagtataaatatataatgctCACTCAGATACGCTTTTACAAACTTTGcaataaacaaattaaaattatgttttCTTTTCAGACTGATTTAAATGAATTATAGCTGTCTAGCCTTCCATAAATTAAATATGCAACTAGAGAGCGCATAAATATAATCATAGTGAATTGTACAATGTAAATTTACACATACATCATTTAAAAAAAGTTGTGCATGCATTTCTAACGCAGAACAGCTGCATGATTCACTCCTTGTTAAGAACTGCAAATTATACTTATTACAATCACAAGGACTGACaaattcttttgttttttcgAATAAGGACAAGGATTGACAAACTCGAAGTGATGGATCACAATCTAGATTCATTGCCACCTTGGTATGACAGTTCATCTCTTACAGACTCATTGCCATCTTTGGCAGCTTCGATTCAACCATTCTGTTCAAACAGTTGGCTAATTACTTTGCCTAATTAGGTGGGGAATCTTCAACATACTTTGCTAGCAAGTATCAACCACTAACTCATACAAATGGAAAGCAATAGACACCTCAGTCTCAGGGCAAACTTCTTGCCCTCTCTGTTTATCTGCAAAAGTCGGGGGTTCAGAATCCTAACCCTAACTACTAAACCCATGACTTTGTATCCAAGGCTCCAAGCAAACACCGATACTTCGAAGGGACCAAGTGAAATCGAACCTTAATTCGACTTGGCCCCTATCCCAATTCCCATCACACTTCAAATCCACCAACCGAACAATTTCTCCCATGAATCAACGATTGCCTCAGGAATGATAAAACCAGTATTAATATTATCCATCGAGATCGTCTACTCCCCCGCATCAGCGGCGCCTATCGAAAGCTGAGAGCAAGAGCCGTGGATTTACCTggacgcggcggaggcggattCCTCCTCGAGCCAGGCACGAATCTGGCGGGCGTTGCGGCGGAACATCGCGCCGGACTTGCGGATGTCGGTGGTGAAgaggagcgccgccgcgcccaccgccgccaccgtcagcaCGAAGTTGGTCagcgccatctctctctctctgtctctctcgctcgctcgctcgctggcggcggctgcgggttgtgccggcggcggcggctggaccGGCGAATCTATCCCGTCGATGCCGGAATTGTCCCCCACGCAATGTATCTGGGCCGGGCCAATGGGCCTGTATATCGCGGGCCTAAACGGGCCGCTGGCTAAGGTTATATCCAGTATATTATGTATTCCCTGGAATCATGAATAATCACGAGGGCTGCTACAAAACGGGGTCCCGTTGCGATGGGATATACATATTAACTATTTTCTTACACGAGTATCACAGGTATCAGGTTCTAAGTATCACAGGTACCAGGTAACATGTATCACAGGTATCAAGTACCATGCAGCTGATACCTCAAtaggtatcaggtatcagatACTGTCTCATAGAAAGGTATCCCGTTCCAACGGGATACTGTTGTCTAGGTTTTCTGATAAtcattagtttatttttttatgtaataATGCAAATTTGCTTTCCTAAGATTTTTATAGATTTATTATCTATGATACTGGTTTGTCTCGTTGACATATGGATCCACCTACAATTATCTTGTTCATCTCGTACTCCGTGGTTTCCTCACCACCGGGGTGCCGCGATAGAAGGGCTCGATAACTTGGTCaagtttaatttttcttttaaaaaaaaggtgtttatgtagtttgtttgttttttctcgATTTACTAAGATAATTGGACTTGCCACGGAGCGCTAACCATTTCCCAaataggtggtgttcttttctcctaaaaatgaagattaagtttttttacgtaaaacaaggtggtattaacgtatgattaattgagttttaattattataaatttgaaaaatagattaatatgatattttatagcaactttcatatagaaagttttcgcacgagtcacaccgtttagcagtttgaaaagcatgccacgaaaatcttaattttcatccaactcttgttaaGAAAAGAACGGGACTATAGTAATTAAGGGAAATCATGCTAGACTGACAAACCGATGTGCTAATAATCTGTCAATCATGCATCAATGACATAGGTACATAACGAATGCACGTATTGCACTCGACAAGTCCGGTCATGAGCTATTCAGCTCGTGGCACGCATAACCGGTTGCTTCTATAGACTATAGTCTATAGAGGGCTAAGGCTACACGTAGACAGACAGCTTGATGATCAAATGGCGTGTAAGGTACAAACACCTGtaaaggttgtgtttagttcacactgaagtttgaaagtttggttgaaattggtatgatgtaatagaaaaattgtgtgtgtatgaaagttttgatgtgatggaaaattgaaagtttggaaaaaaaactttggaactaaacagggccatgtTAGTACAACTACACGCCTGCCTCCCTGGATTATACCTGCAAAATAAGCACAATTGGTGTCCTGTAATTTAATCCTACTGGTACGGCTAAATTTTAGTatagtagagaaaaaaaattgcaatgtGCAGCCAACTTGGCTCAACAATATCCACCTAGCATCTTATCGATCGACCAGTGTCCTTTTTATTTGTTGGGATTCTGATTAGCCCATCTGCTCATCATTGATGGTTTGATGATTCTTAAACAGAGAGCATTATCATCGTGCTGCTGTCCTTTTTGTCTCTTGCTAAACAAGCCCCAGTGGTATCAAGTATCAACAGAGTGATTACCGTTCAGAAGCTACCGGTTGCTATCTGCATATCGACATTTTAAGTTTCAAATTTCGGGTGATTTTGATGTGTGTGGCTTAGTGTACCTGCATACTCTTAATTACACTGCAGCTTGCCAAACTTTTATGTCCACATTGCTGCTACTATTTCACATTAATTACTAGCTCTGATTAACTTTCTATTGCACTCAAGATCCTGTGGCACCTTAAATTCTTCTAGTGTGACCATCCTAAATAGGAGTAGGGATTCATCCGGGATGGCCGTAGGCTATAGGAACAAGACATGTTAGGTACCAACTGACACTGTAGAAGAATCTGAAACAGGCAATTGTACCTTTGCGTGGATATGGTTTCAGAATTTTCAGATACAGTGTGTTCAATGCTAGGCTAGTATAGTGGTATGGGGTTTGAGATCACAAGATCTTTGGTGCCAATAGGACAGCGACTTAACATGGATACATCTGTGTAGACATTTGCACAGCTTGTTATAATACTATTACAGTATTTGAGAAGatcaaaccaaaccagagcCATTGGACAGTTAGAAATTCAGCATAATTTAAGCTATCTCCAGGTCTGAATATTGATACTTTTCGAAGGTACAGGTCACCAGCAATTCAGCATCTTGTATATGTGTGTTCTCGTCCTGCTGTCGCTTAACAGCTGGGCTTACCTGACAAACCACAATTCACACGCAAAGCAGCGAGTAATCAGTCACCTAAAACACAACCCATTTTTCCATAGCTGCAGGCCGGCCTAGACCAAATCAAACACATCAAGGACAATGTCAACCGGCCGTGCCGGCCAAAAGGTGAGAGttcttcagagtttcagactgaAAACTACCCTGGAATCAGCAGCCGATTCAACTGAAAACCTGGCTCCTGCTGCATGCTGGTCAGATGACAGATGACAAACGTGTAGACGCAtgtatgatcgatcgatcgatcgagctgttCATCAGCCATCAGGGCAAGCAGAATGGTCATCAACAACTACCAGAGGAAAGAAGCATCGGCAAGCCATTGGCCCATGCCTACCTTCTCCTACTTCTTCTTCCCTTACGTATTGTCTTGCAAAttgtatttataatttttttgtcCGTGTGATGCATGCTTGCCTTGCCTTTTCTCCGTGTGAGAGAGAGCAAGGCGAGATATGGACGTCTCAACCATTTCTACCTATCATTTTCTTCTTGGGTTTGCGTTCGCCATGTCGTTGCTGCCGGCTATTAATTCAGCTCGATGTCTGCATATTTCCATGAACATTTTCAGCCATCTCTTGATCAGTTTACACTTGCGGAGCTGTTGGGCAAACCATTTATATGAGAGGATATGATCTGGTTGCATCCAAGCGTTTTTCTTGGGCTGGGAGAGTGCGATGTTGGCATGGTTCAATCAAACCGGGCAAACTTATGCACTAGCTAAGCAAGATGCAGGGATATGCAGTATGGTTTTGTTTGGTCTGATTGAGCCGTGCCAATATCACAAGCTTGCCTGGCTTAATTACATGTAGTAGTGTGAGGATATTGGATTCTTCCACAAGGTATGAGAATTGTCATGTTGTGTATTTGTGCTCCTTTATGCGTGTTATTTCACATGCCTGCCTATTAGATTTAAGTTTCTTTATGTTGTTTCATGCAAAGCTTTCAGAAACTATTTTGTCTGACGGTTCAAGCTTTACAGATTTAAGTTTTGCTGCTGGTACTAGCTGGTCAAATGGCACTAAAAGGTTTAAAACCATGTGAATATTTATGAATATCAATGTAGTAGTAACATAAATCTTACTCCTATCAAAGAAAAATCCCTCATCAGCAGCACACTAATCCTGACGTGTAcgcaaccaaacaagccctgcttctgttcttcctcttcttctttttcacaCTGTTTTTCAGTTGAGTAGTTATCTTTCATGCATGCTTTGGTGTAGATTGAGATGTCCAACTTGATGTGATGATCTGGAAAAGAAGAAGCAATCTGAAGGTTGTCCAACTTAAGGTTTGATGCCTTAGATCAAATGGCCCAGCATCTGTACCTAACCTAGATGATATGACCTAAAACCTGCAACGAGCTGTCTGAATGTCTGATCGAGAAGCAATCTGAAGCCTCTTCTTTTTTCAGATACTATAATGCCATTGACCTGACTCTTCAGGTTGTGCTATCTCCAGGCACCATGTCCTCTCAAGGCCCATTTAGAAAGGCCAATCCACACGGTCCAAGAAATGGCCCATTAAGGGTCTTGATGCAGAGGATGAAGATGAACAGTGATCGATATGCTCAAATGCATAAGGGAGCCGTATTGATTCtctgattaaaaaaatatccaacGACTTGGATTTAGGCCATGTTATATTCACTGGATTATTGAAAAAGATTATTTACTGTattcttaaaaaatatgttttttttcctcaaaagaCTGTCTTCTATTGTACTGTTTAGAGcacttgttttaagtttggaGTATTTGTAAAGCTTATTTGTTTTTTGAACGGAAGCCAGCACTAGAGCGTGCTATTTAATTGAATATAGATGAAGAAAAATACAACCCCTAGGAGTAAGGAAAAACTGTACAGAGTTACATGTCGTCTATGAAGAAAAATTCCCCAAGTTTTTGCCTCCtcctttatttttatcataagTCGATAATTCGCTAGTAATCTTAAATCAAACTGGGCCTTATTCATAAAGCAGTGTTTTGAATAATATTAAAATCAACTGCTTTTGCTACATCATCCATGATCATCTCGTAGTCACTTAACAGCTACAGAGCGAGCCGTGCTGCCCTGTCTTTAGTGCCTTGTTTGAAACAAGCCCTTGATGTTGTACAAGCTAAAGTCTCACTCGATCGACAAATATAGTGCAGAAGATGACAGACTATGGGTCTGAAAAAACTGATGAGTACTTCATCAACAGCAATTCACCCAATGAGCTTTGATAGTTTCATGAAGGCGATCATGATGAAGTCCCAAATGCTGTCTCGTTAGCTTTTCGATCAGTGTGGCTGAAAGAGAAGTTGTCCGGGAATCGCGATGATACGTACTAATTTGCTACAAAAGGATAAAACAGTGCTTCTGACAACAATGGCGTCTTCACTGTCTGTGCACTGTAGATGAACCTGCATGATCATTTGTATATATACAGTTTGACGCATCAACGCATGGATATTTGAGTAATCGAATCTTGAGGCTTTAAGTTTCTTTTAATGGAAAAAGAATGCAAAAATTTTGTTGCCAGTGGTTTTTAGTTAAGCTCTTTCTCATCCTGTGTTTGATAGTGATATGCATAGAACGGTAGATCTTGTTGCTGTATTTGACACCGCAATTCGATTCGATTTCAAGACTCAGGTCACATCTCGCATTAATATGTGTAATCTTGCCCACTGTATAATCTTCAACCGATCCATGCACGGCGTTAACAGAATAATGCtgtaggccgtgtttagatttaattttttttttctaaaaacattgcatcgaatatttggacacatacatggagcattaaatgtgaatgaaaaaaataattgcacagtttgtatgtaaattgcgagacgaatcttttgagcctaattacgccatgatttgacaatgtttcgctacagtaaacatttgctaataacgaattaattaggcttaataaattcgtctcgcagtttataggcggaatcttgttgacgaaaaaaatcgaacacactggcctggtagatctgcttagctcctgtgcaggtctaAATCTTGATGAGATACGAGCGTGCcaatcagtttgatcctgcaactgacaagatatgcaaatagtataTCAAAACAGccaatcggctgacaagccgatggagtagttccagccgatagccgatgccgataccagctgatagcgatagggtttaagcaatcggctatatgtccaatgtagataatgatataaaggcaatcggctgatgacgATGTAatgaaataataatataatccagtataaaccaatcggcaaataatgatatgataaataagcatcgatccgaaggttaaagcacacatcggctggaggtccgatgtcatgaaatccacaagattagattaaacagtgaaacctttgttgtcataggctaaatccaacttttatagatatatatatatatatatatatatatatatatatatatttgtgtgtgtgtgtgtgtgtgagtgtgtgtgtgtgtgtgtgtgtgtgggtgtgtgtgtatgtgtatatatatatgtgtatatatatgtgtgtgtgtgtgtctatatatgcaatccttatgagccgatgcaacgtccagataactcaccggctgaaaccccgatgaaacccttattggcaatcaagaagcaggctagagattatggttctaagcacgacttagtagatcaaacttaactgatgtagcactaagtatgaaaagaaacataatatctaggcAATCAAGCcgatgactgattttcagggtggtagatgcctaggATAATCTAACCTAGTaaggcgatttagccgataccggcagaaaccctaaagcgagaagcagccgatagagctaaattgatatgctaagactagattaacagagacatatgataaataggtaggcaaatatattatcCAAACCAGAGTAATTCAAGAGGTCGAatatactgatgcagccttgaacgacgccgacgtagacgatacaattgcctggacaggaggaacattggacttaccccttcgccggagatcgaacaccgatgcagccccgcgtcaggtgccaagtcccgccggacgataaaataaaatagaaaaggtAAAATGTGGCGATGCgtcgaattgtattgatcgtgaagatagattacaatgaccccgggtgtacatatttatacccatagggagatactagtccttatcggacaagaaagaaactaaaaaggaaaagataaagtccttatcggacactaaacacactttcctaaagataaaaggaaactaacaaactatgcctaattaatagataaactgtcatgtcgcatccttcttgaactcggactcttttagataagcttcctttgattgatccgactccaccaagaacacgACATCGTGGCGACTTGACTCCCATCGGCCGATTCTAGAActttgaagccgatactgactctaagccgatggtaactttgggcttaccaaatttcactgttaacaaatctgtaatttgttttgttattagactatatttaatacttcaaatgtgtatccgtatatttaaaaaaatttagccaagtaactaaacacagcccatgTGATTGGACACACGTACCTACTCGTCGGTGATATTTTTTTCGAGGGTAAATGTGTAATCTCCTGGAAAAATATACTCCATTTTAAAACATAGTATTTctaatgtttatattttgagatagaaATAGTACTCAATTAACATGCTTTGTGAGTGCGAATTGAAGTAACGGAATTGCTAAACCTTATATGAAAATCCATCCCCAAATCTTGCAGATTTTGGACAACTAGATGTGAACGAAAGGGGGGGCACAACAAACTTGAGTGTGGCTGGTGGTGGCAAATCCAGCGATGAGGTGCCGCCGGAGATGAGAAAGATGACAAGACAAGGGCATCTCGCTGCCGATGGttcgaggagggaggagagggggagggggcctCGCCTGCGTCGTTGGCACCTTCCGGTTAGCCAACTAGgccaggtggtggcggcggcgcatgcgGATTGCGTTCGCGCTAGTAAACGGCGGTGGCATGAGAGGAGTTGAGAGAAAGGTACGAGGAGGTTTCAAGGATATGGTTGCCCTACAAGAGTCTTAAAACAAACGGGTGTTTCAGAATTTACAAAATTTCTACGTGGCTTAAATGATATATAAATCGTCCCTTGAAGTATATCTAACCAatattaggttggttttttttccctcacaaacaaacaaataataataataataataataataataataataataataataataataataataataataataataataataataataataataataataataataaagcaaCTAATTGAGCTAATCGACAACCTCTCGGTACATCAGATGCATGGATATCATGCAAACGACACAAGTGCATGATCGATCAGATCCTGTGGAAGAAGATGCTGAGGCCGTCGTTGCCGTTGAATCCCAGCCATCCGATGGGGTCAACGAGGTGGAACGACTCCGCATCCGACGACGCCACGGTCCTCTCGAACCTCCCGCGCATGTACTCCaccccggcgccgccgggcagccggccggcgccggcggtgacgGCCCACAGCTTCTCCAGCACCCACCCCTCCGCGTCCGACGCCTCCCCCCGCCTCGCCGCGAACCCCACGCGCCGCC
Coding sequences:
- the LOC4334008 gene encoding uncharacterized protein, with translation MALTNFVLTVAAVGAAALLFTTDIRKSGAMFRRNARQIRAWLEEESASAASRSAKDAPPKKLNGDIPKEKPKEDGH